In Pengzhenrongella sicca, a single genomic region encodes these proteins:
- a CDS encoding SurA N-terminal domain-containing protein, with amino-acid sequence MTVRSPLRRRAVPVLLMAGALVVGSLSGCSGQPGAAAVVDGEAIPVAELQDATSDLSPFFQDVTQGTILMVLVVAPTFVQAAEDAGVGVSTSQAKEALEQTAASAVEAGDLTARTTPFSDAAIEVIRFTLIQTNLTELADDDVTAQITADLADLDAEVNPRYGEADFSTWSVTPVTAPWLVETAPAE; translated from the coding sequence GTGACGGTCCGATCCCCGCTACGACGGCGCGCCGTGCCGGTTCTGCTCATGGCTGGCGCGCTCGTGGTGGGCAGCCTCAGCGGCTGCTCCGGCCAGCCGGGCGCGGCGGCCGTCGTCGACGGCGAGGCGATCCCGGTCGCCGAGCTCCAGGACGCAACCTCCGACCTGAGCCCCTTCTTCCAGGACGTCACCCAGGGAACCATCCTCATGGTGCTCGTCGTGGCGCCCACGTTCGTCCAGGCGGCTGAGGACGCCGGGGTCGGCGTGTCGACCTCGCAGGCCAAGGAGGCCCTCGAGCAGACCGCGGCCTCGGCCGTCGAGGCCGGTGACCTGACGGCCCGGACGACACCGTTCAGCGATGCCGCGATCGAGGTGATCAGGTTCACGCTGATCCAGACGAACCTCACCGAGCTCGCGGACGACGACGTCACCGCGCAGATCACCGCCGACCTCGCCGATCTCGACGCCGAGGTGAACCCGCGCTACGGCGAGGCGGACTTCTCGACCTG